The Cardinium endosymbiont of Culicoides punctatus genome segment TTAACTGATGCACAATAAAAGGTGAGCCATGACAGGAAATTTCTACGGAATCCTCCTTGGTAAAGGAATGAGGAGCAATAAAAAGCGCAACCAACACTTCATCAATCATGGTATCTTCCTTTTGAATACAACCAAAATGAATGGTATGTGAAGCTTGTTTTGTAAGATCGTTACCACGAAACACTGTATTTAGCATACTTATAACGCCTTTACCAGAGAGACGTACTACAGCAATGGCACTCATTCCTAATGGTGTTGCTAAGGCAATAATGGGATCTTGACTATGATACATAAATACATAATATATTACGAATGTTACACGCTAGTTTCCAGGATTGCATATATTTCTTTTTTATGCGCAAAAATCGGTTCAGATACGCGCTTCTATGGATTAGCTATATAGAGATTAATAGCAGTACCTAATCGTACCTGAGTTCCTGCGACAGGATTTTGCCTTAAAATACTTCCAACAGGTAAGGTCTTATTTTTTTCTATACTGGTTAATCCCACACGCATGCCATATTCTAGCAATATTAAACTAGCTTCTTCCAAAGGGATTCCTACAACGTCAGGTACTTCAATGATCTGTGTACCCAAACCAGCACCAACAACCAAATCAATGGACGAACCTTTATTAATAGACTTTCCAGCAGATATAGGATGACCATCATACCACTGTTCTAGCACAGTGTATTTTGTAATATCTGGAATATACTTAATGTTACCTAATTTCAATCCCCGATTTTTTAATAACAATTGTGCTTGCCTAATAGACACCTCAATAAGGTTAGGCATTTTAACAAGTGGTGGATGTTCGGCATTTAAAGTTAAGTAGAGTTTTCTATTTTCCTTCACCCAAACACCTACAGCAGGAAATTGCTGTAAAACAGTAAATGGAGGGTGTTTTTCTGAATAATCTGTATTATCTGTTATTACATAACGCAGATGGCATGTCGCTAAATGTGTATCCAACTCATCTAAATGCATGCCTATTAAATTGGGGACTTGAACCGTTTTACCATGATTTGTAATACGAGGTAAGAACATATAAAAGAACCCCAATAGCATTATTAGACTCAAAAAAAAGATATAAAAAAGATGTTTAATGATTTTTTTAAGTTTCTTTTTATCCATTTTTAGAAAAATTGATGGAGGAATAGGTACTAAAATTTCTTTTTGTAAATCCATATTGGATAATTTTATCTACAAAATCGAATGAGCTATAGCCATTTAAAGCAGCTTGATGGAAAATACAGGTAGCTGGGGTCATAGCAGGCAAAGTATTGACTTCAATAACCCATACTTCTACACTTTGATCAGAATAAATTTTTACAAATGCATCTATACGAGCATAGCCTTGTAGGTTTAAAGTTTGTGCTATGGTTTTTAGTTGCGTTTTAACCATTTGACTGATAGCCATAGATGACTGTTTATCGCTAGAAAAGCGTGCAGGTGTAATATTATGTCCTTCCCCAGCTAAAAATTTTTCTTCTAATGAAAGTATACCTTCAGCTGCTAATACTTCCGAAGGTTCAAAAATTTCATATATCATATTTCCATTTTGGGAAATATAAGTCAATAATCCAGTTGTTGTTTCTAAGCAAGCAAGCATGGAAGCATCTTTTCTTATAAAATCTTCTAGCAAGAAACATTTTTGTTGTGGGAAAAAAGCGCCCACCTCCAATCCAAGTAATTGCCTTAAATTATCAGGCAATGCTTGGGCTGCTCTAAAGCTAGCGGAAGCATATGCAAGTAGATGAGATCTATGGGTAATTTTGATTACGCCACTACTACAACCATCATCAATTGGTTTAGCAATCATGGGATAATTAAAAATACGTTCTATTTCATCCATCAATAGGTCCGGTGCTGCACTCCACTGATCATCGGTAATAAGAAACTGTTTGGCAACATAAAACCCATTTTTCGCTAGCAGTTGATTGGTAGCATATTTATCAATTGTTAAAGCTGCTGTTGCAATGCCAGATCCATTGTAAGGGATATCATATTGCTCTAAAATGGTTTGCAAGGTGCCATCTTCTCCGGGCCTACCATGCAAAGCGATAAAAACAAAGTCTATATTATCTTTAATAAATTTAAAATCAATTTCTTTTGGATAAAAGACAGCATCTTTTGCATAAGTTTTTGTAATGGAATGTGCTTCTGCTCTAATGGTATTGAGTATTTCTTTTTGCTTATCGTACTTGCATGGATGTAAGAGGTAATCATGTACATCATCTGCATTATCTTTTAGTAAAAGAGCGGTAGGTAATGTAAAAATACGGTGTTCTTGCATAGAGCCAGATAAAAAAAGTGGCATTACATCATATTGTGCAGATGCAATCAATTTACTGCAAATATTCCGCCCACTTTCTAGTGAAATATGTCGCTCTAGCGTAAATCCACCCATAAGTACACCTATTTTTTTTTTCATACCATGGTATCTTTGTATTTGAGCAGACGTTAAATTAAAATTTAATGCATTAAGCAAATATGCATGTAATGAATCAGCCGACCTTAAAATTACTTAGAAGCAAGTAGCACTAATATCTCTTCATATGCCACCCCCTGCTGGCAGGAGCTAAAAATAAAAGTATGCTCGTTATACTAAATTTCTGTCACATCATTACGGACAAATCCTTGTACATCTGTTATATTTTTATCAGGATCATCTTTAGGATCATTTTTGATGCTAGATGGTGTCATATCTTGATTAGGATCTTCTATTTCTTGTTCAGTAGCTGCTGCTGAATTAGCAGTTGGTGCAGCATTTTTAGTATCAGAAATTGAAACAAAACGTTTACCTATCAAACGCTCTAAGTCTGATTTAAATAACGTTTCTCTTGCTAATAGAGCTTCTGCCAAAAGCATCAACTTGTCCATATTATCTTTAAGCAATGCCTTTACACGTTCATACGCAGCATCTATGATATTTCTTACCTCCTCATCTATGGCATATGCTGTTTTTTCGGAATAAGGTTTGGTAAAAGCATAATCTGTTTGCTTTGAATTATAGAAAGATAGATGACCTACTTTAGGATTCATACCATAAATGGTAACCATACTATATGCCAACTTAGTCGTACGCTCCAAGTCACTCAAAGCACCCGTAGAAATTTTACCAAAAATTAACTCCTCTGCAGCCCTTCCTCCCAGAGCCATAGCCATTTCATCTAGGAGCTCTTCCTCTTGATAGATAAACTGTTCTTTAGGTAAATACTGTGCATAGCCAAGTGCTGCTGTACCACGTGGTACGATACTTACCTTAATCAGTGGATGGGCATGTTCTAAGAACCACCCAGCAATAGCATGGCCAGCTTCGTGGTAGGCAACAATCCTTTTCTCTGCTGGAGAAATAACTTTGTTTCTTTTTTCCAATCCACCAATAATGCGATCTATAGCAGCCTGGAAGTCCACCATTGTTACAAAACGCTTATTCTTTCTCGCTGCTATTAAAGCCGCCTCATTACACATATTAGCCAAATCTGCCCCGGAAAACCCTGGTGTTTGTTCAGCAAGTTGTTTAATACGTATATGTTTCTCTAATTTGAGTTGCTTGCTATGGTACTTTATAATGGCTTCCCTATCAATAATATCTGGGTTGTCTATGCTCACTTGTCTATCAAATCTACCTGGACGCAATAATGCACTATCTAACACTTCTGGTCTATTGGTAGCGGCTATAATAACCACACCAGAATTGGTAGAAAAGCCATCCATTTCTACCAAAAGAGAGTTTAGTGTATTTTCACGTTCGTCATTCACGCCAGGCATATTTGCCTTACCACGTGCCCTTCCTACTGCATCTATTTCATCTATAAATACGATACAAGGCGCCTTTTCTTTTGCTTTTTTAAAGAGGTCACGGACACGAGCTGCTCCTATACCCACAAACATTTCTACAAAGTCCGATCCGGATAAACAAATAAATGGAACGTTGGCCTCTCCAGCTACCGCTTTAGCAAGCAAGGTTTTACCCGTTCCAGGCGGACCAATTAAAAGTACTCCCTTAGGAATTTTTCCACCAAGGGAAGTGAACTTTTCAGGCGTCTTTAAGAAATCCACCATTTCTTTTAATTCCTCTTTGGCTTCCTTCATGCCAGCAACATCTTGAAAGGTAACTTTAATCTTATTGTCTTTATCAAAGATCGTTGTCTTTAAGGTGTTCATGCTAAAAAACTGCCCTCCAGGACCTGCTATACCACTTCCTGATTTACGAATAAAAAACCAATAAATTAAAAATAGTGTAAGTAAAAAGGACCAGTTTATAAAACTTCCTGGTTCTGAGCGCTCTTCAGACATATAACCTATTCTATCTTCGGGACTAAGTTTAGCTTCTAACTCCTTAAAATTTTTGTCGAATATCTCAAAAGATGGTATTCTAAAAGCATAGATAAAGCGATGTGACTTTTTCCATGCTGGTCTTCCCGCCAATTCTTTCTGATAAGACTCTTTTTTAAGCGCATCATCTTTAATTGTTACCTCTACAAGATGTTGATTGGTAATCAACGTAATTGATTTGACATCCTGTTCTAGCATCATTTTTTCAAAGCGTTTTTCAGAAATAAAAATAATGCCTTGATCTCTACCATAATAGATCAGTAACCCTAGTATAGTTGCTATAATTAAGAAAAAAATAGACTGAGCGTTGTGTTGTAAATTGCTTTTTTCCTTTTTTTGCATAACGTCATTTAAAAAATAAGTGGCCTTTTTTCTTGAAGAAAAACCAATCCAGCCATAACATGGAGTTAAAAGCTATAAAACCTAAACAGCTTTACACAAATTTTATAGAAGTAAGATCTATTCAAGTGTAGATAGAGTTTACGATATAACATTATTATGTAATATGTATTATCATAATATATTTGGTTAATTTTTCTACTTTTTCACTTTCATTGTTTCCATAAACCTACTTTCAACTACCTTCCAATTGATAATATTCCAAAAAGACGCTATATATTCCTGACGTCTATTTTGGTAAAAAAGATAATAAGCATGTTCCCATACATCTAGTCCTAAAATAGGGATACCCTGATTTTCAACGGGTATTACATCCATAAGTGGATTGTCTTGATTAGCTGTACTGGAGACGATTAACTTCCCATCTTTTTTAGAAACAGACAGCCAAGCCCATCCAGAGCCAAAATGCGTTGCTGCTGTTGTAGAAAAGAGCTTTTGAAAAGCTTCAAAACTGCCAAACGACCCTTCTATTGCCTCGAGCAATAGAGATTCAGGTTTTTTTAACGCATGGGGTGTAAGACTATTCCAGAAAAAAGAATGGTTAAAATGGCCACCCGCATTGTTTCGAACAATGGGACTATATCTACTTATGTTCTTTAAAAGCTCATCCAAGACAGCTGACTCTAACCCGTCTACAGCTACTATGGACGTACCAACAAGCGCTTGGTTCAAGTTATTCACATAGGCCTGATGATGTTTGGTATGGTGTATTTCCATAGTTCGTGCATCTATATAAGGCTCTAGCGCATCGTAACTATATGGCAATAAAGATGGAAACTCAAAATTCATAAATAATTTAAGTATTATGATAACGACAAAACAATACAGTCTGCTAGCTTTTACAATATAGCGTTTCTTCGTTGTTTAAAAAAACAGATAAGTAATTTATGACATTCTTGTTCCAAAATATTTGGCTCTACCTCTGTTTTCGGATGTAGTATAGAAGCAGTCAATGTTCGGTATCCTCTTTTAAGATCACTGGCACCAAAAACGATACGTTTTAGTTGTGACCAATATAAGGCTCCTCCACACATTACACAAGGCTCCAAGGTAACATATAGTGTACAGTCTATTAGATATTTACTACCAAGATAGTTATTTGCGGCTGTTATAGCTAATAACTCTGCATGAGCTGTTGGGTCTTTTAGTAGTTGCACCTGATTATGAGAACGTGCAATAATTTTCCCATGAGCAACCACCACTGCTCCAACGGGCACCTCTCCTATTTGTGCTGCATTCTTTGCTTCTTTTAATGCTTCTTTCATAAAGAAGTCATCATTATTTATGCAACTCATTTTTTTTAGTTTTAACAATCAATGTTAACCAACATGTAATGCCCATTGAACACTTCTAACACAAACGCTAAAATTTGGAATTACTATTTTTTTTTGATACCATGAAAGTAGGTAAGATTTTTTATAAAAAATTTATAATACAAAACAGATATGTAATATTATATGCTCAGATTATGTATCTAAGTGATACTATACATTTAGTTCCGTTCGTTATGGCGTTATGCATAGATGTTCTATATATTAAAGATTGTTCAACAGTAAAAACAAAAAAATAAAAAACATATGGAATATAAAACAACCCAAAGTATACAAAATATACAAAAATCTAGTTTACAAAAATGGGTAATGCCAAAAGTTATTTGGCCTACCATTGGTTATGTATTACTTGGCTCAAACCTTGATTGTGGAGGCCTGAAAGGACTACAACCAGCATATAGTAATACAAAAAAAATTCATAATCCCACAAAAACAGACTCAAAAGACATAGTTTCTATCTGTTCAAATAATCTACCGAAAAATACTGATAATAAAACAAAAACATCAACTTTAGAACCATCAAATACCTTATCTCATTATGGAAATAGTGGAAATCTAGGCAGCGGTGGTGGTGGTGTACCACATCAAAATACACGTAACCCATATAATGAACAGCAACAAACACTGACCTTATCCACGATCCTAACACCAGAACACATGGCACTAGTCCATAACATACCACTGGAAGGACTGAAAAGTTTAATAACAACAGTAAGTAATAAAAATCTTCCAATGCCATTGTTTCTACTCCCTTTCCTAACAAAAGAAGAAAAGGAACGGATAGCTAATCTGACACCAGAACAACGGAAAGCATTAATAAATGAACTGAACGCAATATTGGCATCAAAAGAAAAGCAGGAAGATGAAAATAATGGAAATCAGGAAATACCACTTGAATTACGTTCTTTCCTAACAGCAGCAAAAGAAGAACAGGTAGATACCATGACAGCAGAAGAATTGAAAAGATTAATAAGAAAACTGGAAATACGTCAAGAACAAGCAACGCAAGAAGAAGATAGAAGTAAATTACTAGGAGACATCAATAAACTAAACACATTCCTGAAACCGGAAGAGCAACAAAACATGCCAAACTTGGGTTTGGAAGAACTCAAAAATTTACTAAACACCCTGCAAGCGAGGAAAGCAGCACAAGACCAAAATAAAAATAATCCACCAACAAAAAATATACCAATCCCACCACCTCTTCCTAACCCAAGCGCACTACAAGAAGCAAAAACATTTATAGCCGAATTGATACCAACGGAACTAAAGAAGTTCTGGAACCTCTCTACAATACAAAGAGAAATTAACCAATGGAATCCAGAAAAATTAAAAAAATCACAAGATGAAGTAATAAAGATGCTAAAAAAAGCAAAAGAAGAAGAAGAAAAAAGAGAAACAATACCAAAAAAAAATAAAGAAGAATTACTGGTAGGAATTAATGAACTAAGAGAATTCTTCACATTATCAGAAAAAAATCGCATAGAAGAAACACCATTAAACACAAGGCAAAATAAAAACCTAGAAGAGCTTCTAGAAAAACTGCAACGAAGAAAAGAGGGAAAACCTAAGGACATCACAGAGGAAGTAGAGTATAAACAGTATATAAAAGAAAAAAAGAAAAAATAAAGCAGCAAGCCATTCACATACGTACACGTACTTTTTATTTAATTAAAATGAGATCACGTCATTTGGGAATATTCCCAAATGACGTGATAAAAACCCAACCACCTAATTTCTAATATGTTAGCTTGCCGTTTTAATCTTTGTTGCAAAAAGCTTAGATGGCTTAAAAGCTGGAATATAATGTTCCTCTACCACTATGGCTGTATTGGTGCTGATATTACGTCCAATTTTCTGTGCACGTTTTTTCTTGAAAAACACGCCAAATCCACTGAAATGCACACGTTGGTTATCTATAACAGACTCCTGAACGACATCAGTTAACGCATCTATGGTTTTTTTAATATCTTCCTTATCAAGACCTGTTTTACGTGATATTACGAATATTACTTCTTTCTGAGTCATAATTTGTATTCGAATTTAAACCATTAATTTTTTTACTATAAATCAATTATAGCAATGCCACTCGTTTTTTAATTTATAACAAAAAAACGAAACAAACATAAACTATGAAAACAAAGTTATAAAATAAAATGGTCTTATCTACAAATATATCTATATAAATATCAATAATCTATATGGTCTATGCACCCACACACCTACATGCATACCATGCTTATTATAACATTAAAGATCTATATGCTGAGGCAAAAGCTTTAGCTCGGTAGCCAAATGCTTCAAAAAACCGCCTCCTACTGCCCCATCTATAATACGATGATCATATGTATGAGATAGAAACATTTCATCACGAATAGCTATCACATCTTCTTCTCCTATATGAACGACAGCAGGACGTTTCTCAATAGTACCTAATGCAAGAATAGCTACTTGTGGTTGCACGATAATTGGTGTGCCCATTTGATTTCCAAAACACCCAATATTAGAAATGGTATAACTGGCACCTGTTAGCTCATCTGCAAGAATGGTACCACTACGTGCTTTATGTATCAACGTATCAATCTGTTTTGCTAAAGTCGTGAAAGGTAACGTTTCTACCTTTCTAACAACAGGGACTAATAGATTTCCATCAGGTAGTGCTACGGCAAAGCCAATATTGACATGCTTTCTTTTGATAATTTGATTATTAGAAACTACAGCATTGAGCAATGGAAATACCTGCAAAGCACGAACAATTGCGGCCATAAAAAGTGGATTATAGGTAAGTTTAATACCATATTTTGTTTCAAAAGAAGCTTTATGCTGTGCTCTCCAGTCCACAAGATCGGTTAAATCTGCACGCATAAAAGAAGTAACATGCGGAGAAATTTTTTTGGATTGGACCATTCGGTTGGCAATAAGTGTCCTTACACGATCCATTTGGATCACCTCATCACCCTCTAATGGCGTAATCGGCTCTTGAAATACATGCAGATTGGCAGATTCTATAGCCGGTAAAGTTCTGGTTTTGTTTTTTAAATAGTCTAAAAGGAGGTCTTTTGTAATACGTTTATCCCTCGCATTACCAACTAAATTTTCTAGCTCTTCTGGGTGAATATGATGTTTTCTAACCATTCCCCTTACTAAAGGGCTCATCGATAGGCTATGCTTGCCAAAAACAGTTAATGGTGTTGTTGTAAATGAAAGATCTTGTGTTGGTACAACAGTAAGTGTCGATATACTCGGAATTTTTTCCGTAACATTAGTTTCTATTGGTTGAATAGTGCCATTTTCTGC includes the following:
- a CDS encoding superoxide dismutase, whose protein sequence is MNFEFPSLLPYSYDALEPYIDARTMEIHHTKHHQAYVNNLNQALVGTSIVAVDGLESAVLDELLKNISRYSPIVRNNAGGHFNHSFFWNSLTPHALKKPESLLLEAIEGSFGSFEAFQKLFSTTAATHFGSGWAWLSVSKKDGKLIVSSTANQDNPLMDVIPVENQGIPILGLDVWEHAYYLFYQNRRQEYIASFWNIINWKVVESRFMETMKVKK
- a CDS encoding nucleoside deaminase; protein product: MSCINNDDFFMKEALKEAKNAAQIGEVPVGAVVVAHGKIIARSHNQVQLLKDPTAHAELLAITAANNYLGSKYLIDCTLYVTLEPCVMCGGALYWSQLKRIVFGASDLKRGYRTLTASILHPKTEVEPNILEQECHKLLICFFKQRRNAIL
- a CDS encoding HU family DNA-binding protein, producing the protein MTQKEVIFVISRKTGLDKEDIKKTIDALTDVVQESVIDNQRVHFSGFGVFFKKKRAQKIGRNISTNTAIVVEEHYIPAFKPSKLFATKIKTAS
- a CDS encoding dihydrolipoamide acetyltransferase family protein; protein product: MSLTTLYLPKMGESVIEAIVLHWCVQEGEPIVEGDILLEVATDKVDAEVPAMYSGTIRKLLVQKGEIVAIGAPIAILEAENGTIQPIETNVTEKIPSISTLTVVPTQDLSFTTTPLTVFGKHSLSMSPLVRGMVRKHHIHPEELENLVGNARDKRITKDLLLDYLKNKTRTLPAIESANLHVFQEPITPLEGDEVIQMDRVRTLIANRMVQSKKISPHVTSFMRADLTDLVDWRAQHKASFETKYGIKLTYNPLFMAAIVRALQVFPLLNAVVSNNQIIKRKHVNIGFAVALPDGNLLVPVVRKVETLPFTTLAKQIDTLIHKARSGTILADELTGASYTISNIGCFGNQMGTPIIVQPQVAILALGTIEKRPAVVHIGEEDVIAIRDEMFLSHTYDHRIIDGAVGGGFLKHLATELKLLPQHIDL
- a CDS encoding D-alanine--D-alanine ligase family protein, which produces MKKKIGVLMGGFTLERHISLESGRNICSKLIASAQYDVMPLFLSGSMQEHRIFTLPTALLLKDNADDVHDYLLHPCKYDKQKEILNTIRAEAHSITKTYAKDAVFYPKEIDFKFIKDNIDFVFIALHGRPGEDGTLQTILEQYDIPYNGSGIATAALTIDKYATNQLLAKNGFYVAKQFLITDDQWSAAPDLLMDEIERIFNYPMIAKPIDDGCSSGVIKITHRSHLLAYASASFRAAQALPDNLRQLLGLEVGAFFPQQKCFLLEDFIRKDASMLACLETTTGLLTYISQNGNMIYEIFEPSEVLAAEGILSLEEKFLAGEGHNITPARFSSDKQSSMAISQMVKTQLKTIAQTLNLQGYARIDAFVKIYSDQSVEVWVIEVNTLPAMTPATCIFHQAALNGYSSFDFVDKIIQYGFTKRNFSTYSSINFSKNG
- a CDS encoding PASTA domain-containing protein, coding for MDKKKLKKIIKHLFYIFFLSLIMLLGFFYMFLPRITNHGKTVQVPNLIGMHLDELDTHLATCHLRYVITDNTDYSEKHPPFTVLQQFPAVGVWVKENRKLYLTLNAEHPPLVKMPNLIEVSIRQAQLLLKNRGLKLGNIKYIPDITKYTVLEQWYDGHPISAGKSINKGSSIDLVVGAGLGTQIIEVPDVVGIPLEEASLILLEYGMRVGLTSIEKNKTLPVGSILRQNPVAGTQVRLGTAINLYIANP
- the ftsH gene encoding ATP-dependent zinc metalloprotease FtsH, yielding MQKKEKSNLQHNAQSIFFLIIATILGLLIYYGRDQGIIFISEKRFEKMMLEQDVKSITLITNQHLVEVTIKDDALKKESYQKELAGRPAWKKSHRFIYAFRIPSFEIFDKNFKELEAKLSPEDRIGYMSEERSEPGSFINWSFLLTLFLIYWFFIRKSGSGIAGPGGQFFSMNTLKTTIFDKDNKIKVTFQDVAGMKEAKEELKEMVDFLKTPEKFTSLGGKIPKGVLLIGPPGTGKTLLAKAVAGEANVPFICLSGSDFVEMFVGIGAARVRDLFKKAKEKAPCIVFIDEIDAVGRARGKANMPGVNDERENTLNSLLVEMDGFSTNSGVVIIAATNRPEVLDSALLRPGRFDRQVSIDNPDIIDREAIIKYHSKQLKLEKHIRIKQLAEQTPGFSGADLANMCNEAALIAARKNKRFVTMVDFQAAIDRIIGGLEKRNKVISPAEKRIVAYHEAGHAIAGWFLEHAHPLIKVSIVPRGTAALGYAQYLPKEQFIYQEEELLDEMAMALGGRAAEELIFGKISTGALSDLERTTKLAYSMVTIYGMNPKVGHLSFYNSKQTDYAFTKPYSEKTAYAIDEEVRNIIDAAYERVKALLKDNMDKLMLLAEALLARETLFKSDLERLIGKRFVSISDTKNAAPTANSAAATEQEIEDPNQDMTPSSIKNDPKDDPDKNITDVQGFVRNDVTEI